One window of the Tachypleus tridentatus isolate NWPU-2018 chromosome 10, ASM421037v1, whole genome shotgun sequence genome contains the following:
- the LOC143229657 gene encoding calmodulin-A-like isoform X2, translated as MTEYGLTEEQVAEFREAFMLFDKDSDGRITETEVGIVMKSLGQNPTEKELHNMVEMVDQDGNGTIEFNEFLFMMSKKMKESDREEELREAFRVFDRNGDGFISSSELSHVMFNLGEKLTEDDVEDMIKEADLDGDGLVNYQD; from the exons ACAGAGTACGGACTTACGGAGGAACAAGTAGCAG AATTCAGGGAAGCCTTCATGTTATTTGACAAAGACTCGGATGGCAGGATCACAGAAACGGAAGTAGGAATCGTCATGAAGTCTCTTGGACAAAATCCCACTGAAAAAGAGCTGCATAATATGGTTGAGATGGTGGATCAAGATG GTAACGGGACAATCGAGTTCAACGAATTTTTGTTCATGATGTCGAAAAAGATGAAGGAGTCCGACAGAGAGGAGGAACTGCGCGAAGCCTTCAGGGTATTTGATAGAAATGGGGACGGGTTCATCAGTTCGTCGGAACTCAGTCACGTGATGTTTAACCTCGGTGAGAAGCTGACAGAAGATGACGTGGAAGATATGATCAAGGAGGCCGACTTGGATGGTGATGGACTAGTGAATTATCAAG atTGA
- the LOC143229657 gene encoding calmodulin-alpha-like isoform X1, which produces MTEYGLTEEQVAEFREAFMLFDKDSDGRITETEVGIVMKSLGQNPTEKELHNMVEMVDQDGNGTIEFNEFLFMMSKKMKESDREEELREAFRVFDRNGDGFISSSELSHVMFNLGEKLTEDDVEDMIKEADLDGDGLVNYQEFVTILTSPK; this is translated from the exons ACAGAGTACGGACTTACGGAGGAACAAGTAGCAG AATTCAGGGAAGCCTTCATGTTATTTGACAAAGACTCGGATGGCAGGATCACAGAAACGGAAGTAGGAATCGTCATGAAGTCTCTTGGACAAAATCCCACTGAAAAAGAGCTGCATAATATGGTTGAGATGGTGGATCAAGATG GTAACGGGACAATCGAGTTCAACGAATTTTTGTTCATGATGTCGAAAAAGATGAAGGAGTCCGACAGAGAGGAGGAACTGCGCGAAGCCTTCAGGGTATTTGATAGAAATGGGGACGGGTTCATCAGTTCGTCGGAACTCAGTCACGTGATGTTTAACCTCGGTGAGAAGCTGACAGAAGATGACGTGGAAGATATGATCAAGGAGGCCGACTTGGATGGTGATGGACTAGTGAATTATCAAG AATTCGTGACGATTCTGACTTCCCCAAAATGA
- the LOC143229657 gene encoding calmodulin-like isoform X3 translates to MLFDKDSDGRITETEVGIVMKSLGQNPTEKELHNMVEMVDQDGNGTIEFNEFLFMMSKKMKESDREEELREAFRVFDRNGDGFISSSELSHVMFNLGEKLTEDDVEDMIKEADLDGDGLVNYQEFVTILTSPK, encoded by the exons ATGTTATTTGACAAAGACTCGGATGGCAGGATCACAGAAACGGAAGTAGGAATCGTCATGAAGTCTCTTGGACAAAATCCCACTGAAAAAGAGCTGCATAATATGGTTGAGATGGTGGATCAAGATG GTAACGGGACAATCGAGTTCAACGAATTTTTGTTCATGATGTCGAAAAAGATGAAGGAGTCCGACAGAGAGGAGGAACTGCGCGAAGCCTTCAGGGTATTTGATAGAAATGGGGACGGGTTCATCAGTTCGTCGGAACTCAGTCACGTGATGTTTAACCTCGGTGAGAAGCTGACAGAAGATGACGTGGAAGATATGATCAAGGAGGCCGACTTGGATGGTGATGGACTAGTGAATTATCAAG AATTCGTGACGATTCTGACTTCCCCAAAATGA